A portion of the Granulosicoccus antarcticus IMCC3135 genome contains these proteins:
- a CDS encoding carbohydrate ABC transporter permease, with translation MNQVQFFRQLARIAILCVVSAFVLGPLVATVLGGFKSSAEIRTNAIGLPETWQLEHYASIVSSPEFWRYLFNSLVISLSCVFLTLLVGAAAAYVFAQIRFFGSRMLFSYLLLGLMFPFATAILPLFIKVRDIGILDTYWAVILPQTAFGLSLAILLFRTFFQQLPKELFEAAYVDGCGYVRFFWRFTLPLSTPILATVGTFVFVQSWNNFLLPLVVLNSREAFTWPLGMMQFRGEYLTDWNLVLAFVTLTILPAILFFLAAQKYIVAGLTGGAVKG, from the coding sequence ATGAATCAGGTGCAATTTTTCCGTCAATTAGCCAGGATTGCCATATTGTGCGTGGTTTCGGCCTTTGTACTGGGGCCCTTGGTGGCTACGGTGCTGGGCGGCTTCAAGAGCAGTGCCGAAATACGCACCAACGCTATTGGTTTGCCTGAAACATGGCAACTCGAGCACTACGCCAGCATTGTCAGTAGTCCAGAATTCTGGCGCTATCTTTTCAACTCTCTGGTGATCTCGCTTTCATGCGTGTTTCTGACCTTGCTGGTCGGTGCCGCGGCAGCCTATGTGTTCGCACAAATCCGGTTCTTCGGTTCACGGATGTTGTTTTCCTACTTGCTGCTGGGGTTGATGTTTCCGTTTGCCACAGCCATTCTTCCCTTGTTCATCAAAGTGCGTGACATCGGCATACTGGACACCTACTGGGCCGTGATCCTGCCACAGACAGCCTTCGGGTTAAGTCTTGCCATTCTGCTTTTTCGTACCTTCTTTCAGCAGTTGCCCAAGGAGCTGTTTGAAGCGGCCTACGTTGATGGTTGTGGTTATGTGCGCTTTTTCTGGCGCTTTACGCTACCTCTGTCTACGCCCATTTTGGCCACAGTCGGCACCTTTGTTTTTGTGCAGAGCTGGAATAACTTTCTACTGCCATTGGTGGTTCTCAATTCGCGTGAGGCGTTCACCTGGCCGCTGGGCATGATGCAGTTCCGTGGCGAATACCTGACTGACTGGAATCTGGTGCTGGCCTTTGTAACGCTCACCATCCTGCCTGCCATCCTGTTTTTTCTGGCCGCGCAGAAGTACATCGTGGCCGGCTTGACCGGTGGCGCGGTGAAAGGATGA
- a CDS encoding carbohydrate ABC transporter permease — protein sequence MSITQQGPASETLVERLRRGLTNGRFAAIMLLLPPALILFSLFVIVPLGESGWYAFFDWNGYGEPVDMVGLQNFERLFGHSVFHQAVGNTVKIVVVSLVIQMPLALGLALLIYRKTPTNAAFRLIFFLPYILAEIAAGLIWSFIFDGNYGVSASVTQAMGTEPYFLLADRDWAFVAIMTVIVWKYFGFHMMIYIAALQGVPDDLLEAARIEGAKPLDIVKHVQIPLIKPAILVSAFFAIIGALQVFDVIIPLTNGGPSNSTHTIVTYLYTFGLTRLKIGFGSAVGVVLFLSAVLIAVFYQRIAFKKEPQS from the coding sequence ATGTCAATTACGCAACAGGGACCGGCGTCGGAAACGCTTGTCGAGCGACTTCGGCGCGGCCTCACCAACGGGCGCTTTGCCGCCATCATGTTGTTGCTGCCGCCAGCTCTCATCTTGTTCAGCCTGTTTGTCATTGTGCCACTGGGTGAATCCGGCTGGTATGCATTTTTTGACTGGAACGGTTATGGCGAGCCAGTTGACATGGTTGGCCTGCAAAATTTCGAACGCCTGTTTGGACATTCGGTCTTTCATCAAGCCGTTGGCAATACGGTCAAGATAGTGGTGGTGTCGCTGGTGATTCAGATGCCGCTGGCGCTGGGACTTGCATTACTGATTTATAGAAAGACACCGACCAATGCCGCCTTTCGCCTGATTTTCTTTCTGCCCTATATTCTTGCCGAGATTGCTGCCGGGCTTATCTGGAGTTTCATCTTCGATGGAAATTACGGAGTCAGCGCAAGTGTGACGCAGGCGATGGGCACTGAGCCTTACTTTTTATTGGCTGATCGAGACTGGGCATTTGTTGCCATCATGACGGTAATCGTCTGGAAGTACTTCGGATTTCACATGATGATCTACATTGCAGCTTTACAGGGAGTGCCTGATGATCTGCTGGAGGCCGCACGAATCGAGGGGGCAAAACCACTGGATATCGTCAAGCATGTGCAGATTCCACTGATCAAGCCGGCAATTCTGGTCAGCGCCTTCTTTGCCATCATTGGTGCCTTGCAGGTTTTTGATGTGATCATACCGCTCACCAATGGCGGGCCTTCAAATTCCACCCATACGATTGTTACCTACCTCTACACGTTTGGACTCACTCGCCTGAAGATCGGATTTGGTAGTGCGGTGGGCGTTGTTCTCTTTTTGTCTGCAGTACTGATTGCGGTGTTCTATCAGCGAATAGCGTTCAAGAAGGAGCCACAATCATGA